The Brockia lithotrophica genome includes the window TCATTGAGCTCGGAAAAGGCGTTTGCGTGCTCTCGGCCAGCCACGTAGAGTTCGAAGCGGAGGGTGAAGCGTGGGTCGGCGGGATCGGTCTTGGCCAGCGGGGACACGGCCAAGGGGTGTCCGATGACGAACGTGGGCTGAATGAGTCGGTCTTCGACCTTTTGCTCGAAGAACTCGTTTACCACGTGTCCGAAGGTGTGGAAGGGTTGGAGGACGACCCCGTGCTCTTGCGCAAGGCGTCGGGCCTCCGCTTCGTCCATCGGGCGGGTGAAGTCCACTCCCGTAACCTCGCGGATGAGATCCGTCATGCGCGCATGGCGAAACGGAGGCGTGAGGTCAATCTCCCACTCTCCGTAGCGGATGCGCGTCGTTCCGAGGACCTCTTTCGCCACGAAGGCGAAGAGATCCTCCGTGAGGCGCATCATGTCCTCCATGTCTGCGTACGCCTCGTAAAGCTCGAGCATCGTAAACTCGGGGTTGTGCTTCGTGGAGAGCCCTTCGTTCCGGTAGACGCGGCCGATCTCGTATACCTTTTCTACGCCGCCGACGATAAGGCGTTTGAGGTAGAGTTCGATGGCGATGCGCAGATACATCTGCATGTCCAAGGCGTTGTGGTACGTGACAAACGGCCGCGCCGCGGCACCCCCCGCCAGACTCTGCAGCGTCGGGGTCTCCACCTCGAGAAACCCGCGTTCGTCCAAAAAACGGCGGATCGCCCGCAGGATCTTCGTGCGGGCGACGAAGACGTCGAAGACGTCGCGGTTTACGATGAGGTCGAGGTACCGCTTTCGGTAGCGCGTCTCCACGTCCTTGAGGCCGTGGTACTTTTCCGGCAACGGGCGCAAGGACTTGGTGAGAAACGTTAGCGACTCGGCGCGCACCGTAGTCTCGCCGGTCTTGGTCTTCATCACGGGGCCTTCGACGCCCCAGAAGTCGCCCACGTCGCCGTCGCGAAAGAGGGCATAGAGCCTTTCGCCTACGTCGTCTTGCCGGACGTAAATCTGAATTTGCCCGCTCATGTCCTGAAGATGGCCAAAGGACGCCCGCCCCATGACGCGCTTCGAGATGAGACGGCCGGCGACGCGGACGCGCTTCCCGTACCGCTCGAGTTCTTCGCCGGACAACCCGTCGTAGGCTGCGTGAAGGTCCGCCGCGAGGGCCGTACGCGGGTAGCGCGCACCGAAGGGATCGATTCCCATCTCCCGCAACGCGGCAAGCTTCCGCAGGCGGATCGCCCGCAGCTCTTCTTCCGGCGTGACGCCGGTCACCCTCTCTTCGCTCACGCCCTGCCGTCCTCCTCCATCGCGCTTGGCCGCGAAGATTTTACGCGGCGCCGTCCCGCTTGATCTCCAGAATTTCGTAGCGGATTACGCCGGCGGGCGCGCTCACTTCCACGATCTCCCCCGGACGGCGTCCGAGGAGGGCCCGCCCAACGGGCGACTCATTGGAAATCCGATGCTCCGACGGATCGGCCTCGGCGGAACCCACGATCGTAAACTCGAGCACTTCGTCGAACTCGAGGTCGCGAACGAGAACCGTGCTTCCCACGTGAATTACGTTAAAGTCTCCCCCATTTTCGATAATCCGCGCGTTTCGCAGCATCTTTTCGAGTTCGAGAATGCGGCCCTCGATGAAGGCCTGCTCGTTCTTGGCTTCTTCGTATTCCGAATTCTCGCTGAGATCTCCATAACTGATGGCAATTTTAATTTTTTCCGCTATTTCCTTGCGCTTTACGTTTTTAAGGAACTCGAGTTCCTCTTCGAGCTTGCGGTACCCTTCCGGCGTGAGGAAGAATTCCTTGTCCGCCAAGCTGCATTCCCCCTTTCCCCCTGCCCGCGAAAGGCGCGCACTAGACAGGGGGGTCCTGCGGACCT containing:
- the lysS gene encoding lysine--tRNA ligase, coding for MSEERVTGVTPEEELRAIRLRKLAALREMGIDPFGARYPRTALAADLHAAYDGLSGEELERYGKRVRVAGRLISKRVMGRASFGHLQDMSGQIQIYVRQDDVGERLYALFRDGDVGDFWGVEGPVMKTKTGETTVRAESLTFLTKSLRPLPEKYHGLKDVETRYRKRYLDLIVNRDVFDVFVARTKILRAIRRFLDERGFLEVETPTLQSLAGGAAARPFVTYHNALDMQMYLRIAIELYLKRLIVGGVEKVYEIGRVYRNEGLSTKHNPEFTMLELYEAYADMEDMMRLTEDLFAFVAKEVLGTTRIRYGEWEIDLTPPFRHARMTDLIREVTGVDFTRPMDEAEARRLAQEHGVVLQPFHTFGHVVNEFFEQKVEDRLIQPTFVIGHPLAVSPLAKTDPADPRFTLRFELYVAGREHANAFSELNDPLEQRERFLAQLEERRRGNVEAHALDEDFLEALEYGMPPTGGLGIGIDRLVMLLTNQPSIRDVIFFPHMRPRSEGE
- the greA gene encoding transcription elongation factor GreA — encoded protein: MADKEFFLTPEGYRKLEEELEFLKNVKRKEIAEKIKIAISYGDLSENSEYEEAKNEQAFIEGRILELEKMLRNARIIENGGDFNVIHVGSTVLVRDLEFDEVLEFTIVGSAEADPSEHRISNESPVGRALLGRRPGEIVEVSAPAGVIRYEILEIKRDGAA